Proteins encoded in a region of the Flavobacterium sp. MDT1-60 genome:
- a CDS encoding zinc-binding alcohol dehydrogenase family protein, with protein sequence MKFIVCEKPQEFILKEKAIPEPKEGEVLLKIKRIGICGTDIHAFGGTQPYFEYPRILGHELAAEYVKGNAKGFEPGDKVTFIPYFNCGKCVACRNGLTNCCVNIKVFGVHIDGGMAEYVTIPEQYLLHGQGLDYDQLALVEPLAIAAHGVRRAAVKPTDTVLVMGAGPIGIGLIQFAKIAGAKVIVMDINEYRLGFCKNELNADETINPLHDDVAQKLAEITNGDMANVVIDATGNRNVMNSAFNYISHGGRFVLVGLQKGELSFSHPDFHKRESTLMSSRNATIEDFEYVMECLKNGKIDPKKYITHRTSFSEMITDFGQLIDPKNNVIKALIEIE encoded by the coding sequence ATGAAATTTATTGTATGTGAAAAACCGCAGGAGTTTATTCTAAAAGAAAAAGCAATTCCGGAACCAAAAGAAGGTGAGGTTTTATTGAAGATTAAAAGAATTGGAATTTGCGGTACTGATATTCACGCTTTTGGCGGAACTCAGCCTTACTTCGAATATCCAAGAATTTTGGGTCATGAACTTGCTGCAGAATATGTAAAAGGAAACGCAAAAGGTTTTGAACCGGGTGATAAAGTAACTTTTATTCCGTACTTTAACTGCGGAAAATGTGTTGCCTGTAGAAACGGATTAACCAATTGCTGCGTAAATATTAAAGTTTTTGGAGTTCATATTGACGGTGGAATGGCAGAATATGTAACTATTCCGGAGCAATATTTACTTCATGGTCAGGGTTTGGATTACGATCAGTTGGCATTGGTTGAACCTTTGGCAATTGCAGCACATGGTGTAAGAAGAGCGGCAGTAAAACCTACTGATACCGTTTTGGTTATGGGTGCGGGGCCAATTGGTATCGGATTGATTCAATTTGCTAAAATTGCAGGAGCCAAAGTAATCGTGATGGATATCAACGAATACCGATTGGGTTTTTGCAAAAATGAATTGAATGCTGATGAAACAATAAATCCGTTACATGATGATGTGGCTCAAAAACTGGCAGAAATTACAAACGGCGATATGGCTAATGTTGTGATTGATGCAACAGGAAACCGAAATGTCATGAACAGCGCTTTTAATTATATTTCTCACGGTGGCCGATTTGTTTTGGTTGGGCTTCAAAAAGGAGAATTGAGTTTCAGTCATCCTGATTTCCATAAAAGGGAATCCACTTTAATGAGCAGCAGAAATGCGACTATTGAAGATTTTGAATATGTAATGGAATGTCTTAAAAATGGAAAAATTGATCCGAAAAAATACATTACGCACCGAACTAGTTTCTCAGAAATGATTACTGATTTTGGACAATTAATTGATCCAAAAAATAATGTAATTAAAGCGTTGATTGAAATAGAATAA